A section of the Leptospira kobayashii genome encodes:
- a CDS encoding sensor domain-containing diguanylate cyclase: MSEFLVADISQKIVEHSIDAIIVLDSDNKINLVNPALEELSGFHFDELKDKSLDYLFPKEVDPEKNKTAQITNYITSEDDHYVTGHLRELELNTKLGVTIPVEIRAFEISPASDGTKLFATFIRDIRDRKRLEDQRTLLINSLKRLAYMDELTLLPNRRSFYDSVQKTIATVKRRSRDSVLAVMDIDLFKTINDTYGHDIGDMVLKAISKIFTDCLREEDTIGRIGGEEFGCILPDTDVECATLVLDRLRESVKAHRFFIFDNFYLNVTISIGYTKVHSNQQAEEIIKFADIALYQAKNSGRDRIQVYPV, from the coding sequence ATGAGTGAATTTTTAGTAGCGGATATTTCGCAAAAAATCGTAGAACATTCAATCGATGCTATCATAGTATTGGATTCGGATAACAAAATCAATCTTGTAAATCCCGCCTTAGAAGAGTTAAGCGGATTTCATTTTGACGAGTTGAAGGATAAATCTTTGGATTATTTATTTCCCAAAGAAGTCGATCCCGAAAAAAATAAAACAGCACAAATTACAAATTATATCACAAGCGAAGACGATCATTATGTGACTGGTCACTTACGTGAATTGGAACTCAATACCAAATTAGGTGTTACTATTCCGGTGGAAATCAGGGCTTTTGAGATCAGCCCAGCTTCCGACGGAACAAAACTTTTTGCGACTTTCATTCGGGATATCCGGGATCGAAAGAGATTGGAAGACCAAAGAACTCTTCTGATCAATAGTTTGAAACGACTGGCTTATATGGATGAGCTGACACTTTTACCTAACAGACGTTCATTTTATGATTCCGTTCAAAAAACAATCGCAACGGTAAAACGCAGAAGTCGAGATTCCGTCCTGGCGGTTATGGATATCGATCTTTTTAAAACCATTAATGATACTTACGGTCACGACATAGGGGATATGGTCTTGAAAGCGATCTCCAAAATTTTTACCGATTGCCTCCGCGAAGAAGATACGATCGGAAGAATAGGTGGAGAAGAATTCGGTTGTATTCTCCCGGATACGGATGTTGAATGCGCTACGTTGGTTTTGGATCGGCTCAGAGAATCCGTAAAAGCACATAGATTTTTTATATTTGATAATTTCTATCTGAACGTCACAATTAGCATAGGTTATACGAAAGTCCATTCCAACCAACAGGCGGAAGAAATCATCAAATTTGCGGACATCGCACTATATCAGGCAAAAAATTCAGGAAGAGATAGAATTCAAGTTTATCCCGTATAA
- a CDS encoding glycoside hydrolase family 172 protein — protein MKPIIFHRLFFSKFFAIIATFFIFSMLGAQSWENQIWLPKNYKSERISSYDRSGGNDDFIVIPKNSKVTIANISGAGVIKHIWFTLASKDPMIRRNAILRIYWDKNLHPSVEVPLGDFFGQGWGEEYILNSLPLVAAPKKGKALNSFIPMPFSSEARIEIENQSDLEIPSFYFYIDYESMKSEPASKLRFHAWWNKSVTEPATDSGKENEWSLLGETEKAPLHTKNNYTILKTKGKGHFIGLNLYVDSPTPMWYGEGDDAIQIDGEVWPPRLHGTGTEDLFNTAWCPKEVFMHPYFGYPRISDGTGWLGRTHLYRFWIESPLAFERNFQFTIEHGHANSLTLDLVSVAYWYQEIINEPMPVLPKKELRQNQPEINFRHIHKWRDSFRSEKGKGLIWGHE, from the coding sequence ATGAAACCTATCATCTTCCATCGACTTTTCTTTTCCAAATTTTTTGCAATCATTGCCACATTTTTCATCTTTAGCATGTTAGGTGCCCAGTCTTGGGAAAATCAAATCTGGCTACCGAAGAATTATAAATCCGAAAGAATATCCAGTTATGATCGTTCTGGCGGAAACGATGACTTTATCGTCATTCCTAAAAATTCAAAAGTGACGATCGCGAATATCTCCGGTGCAGGCGTTATCAAACATATTTGGTTTACCTTGGCTTCCAAAGATCCTATGATCCGCAGAAACGCGATTCTGAGAATCTATTGGGATAAAAACCTGCATCCTTCCGTAGAGGTTCCGTTAGGTGATTTTTTCGGACAAGGTTGGGGGGAGGAATATATTTTAAACTCCCTTCCTCTTGTTGCCGCTCCCAAAAAAGGCAAAGCACTGAATTCTTTTATTCCCATGCCGTTTTCTTCCGAGGCCAGAATAGAAATAGAAAATCAGTCTGACTTAGAGATACCCAGTTTTTATTTTTATATAGATTACGAATCCATGAAATCGGAGCCGGCCTCAAAGCTAAGGTTTCATGCATGGTGGAACAAATCAGTCACCGAGCCTGCAACGGATTCAGGCAAAGAAAATGAATGGTCTTTGTTAGGCGAAACAGAAAAAGCTCCTTTGCATACGAAGAATAATTACACAATTCTCAAAACCAAAGGAAAAGGTCATTTTATCGGTCTTAATCTTTATGTGGACTCTCCAACACCTATGTGGTATGGAGAAGGAGACGATGCCATTCAGATTGACGGAGAGGTCTGGCCGCCAAGATTGCACGGAACCGGAACGGAAGATCTGTTTAATACCGCTTGGTGTCCCAAAGAGGTTTTTATGCATCCGTATTTCGGATACCCTCGCATTTCGGACGGCACTGGTTGGCTTGGGCGAACGCATCTTTATCGGTTTTGGATCGAGTCTCCGCTCGCTTTTGAAAGAAATTTCCAATTTACAATTGAACACGGACACGCAAATTCCTTGACCTTGGATCTGGTCAGTGTAGCTTATTGGTATCAAGAAATAATTAACGAGCCGATGCCGGTTTTGCCGAAAAAGGAGTTACGACAAAACCAACCTGAAATTAATTTTCGTCATATTCATAAGTGGCGGGACTCGTTTAGAAGTGAAAAGGGAAAAGGATTAATCTGGGGTCATGAGTGA
- a CDS encoding HD domain-containing protein, translated as MKLELKAKLLRTFPKAKTIGSGRLFTRQLSYLVDSSLISLYQTIDQEIPIMKHLALVPIGGYGRMELAPYSDIDLLYLHDGKLSKQDLTEIISRINTYLYNNEREVGHACRTIKESFLSMDNIQSYHAILDSRFLIGSKALYQDYKNQFLDKLPKDRIKEYNEWKLDFLKERIINSYNPLLLSEPNLKNDSLGLRDIQLMYWIEKTYTSASQREGGVFDYFLNGDTLPIVTAYDFLLRSRTALHILSGRKNDRLDLNYQSEVAEFLGFGSKTELSSIEKFMSVLYKHQKDVYFYLGMYLEKKTSPSLDHYTRHFSNPDTFYDDIMHFFLECQLKEIEPSRIILNDLRFASHFIDDDFKNTGTVIDTFLQFVRNRKRVGHLLTLMHECNILGKLIPEFGACSNFPLFSYHHEYTVDEHTLLILRELDKLEEGVWEDPQVQAVFNDCQKIDILVLAILIHDAGKVKEGDHCQYGAELALIIAERFRFSEEDTELLRFLVAEHIIMSDLSSKRDIYDPKLIQSFSQMFTDTNTLRLLYVLTIIDTKSVGKGVLTNWKKEILFFLFSASLKVLEKATNLIDSNERIEQTLEIYLQEKEGLDPEVAAKIVNFATEIKPSSYLNYNTPRRVFQHFINIVEWKNMQIPFRFISESEPAFITVTIFSEVNRQLLLFVSGTISSLGLNLVGMRLFRADNDIIIIQSQITDQFGSGAIAPEQIQNIENMIADCVSGKINIEEESLTEHIWSSPPKIPDGMVEELVKFSNDQSDSYSVLEIRVPDSIGLVYRILKTLLDFDLDVIFVRISTSADFAYDSFYIQTRTGQKLEDSEILFSLKEKILEVARMKQNQGIFEISF; from the coding sequence ATGAAACTAGAACTCAAGGCAAAACTTCTAAGAACTTTCCCAAAAGCCAAAACAATCGGTTCGGGTAGACTTTTCACACGCCAATTGAGTTATCTGGTCGACTCATCACTGATCAGTCTGTATCAAACCATAGATCAGGAAATACCAATTATGAAACATCTTGCCTTGGTTCCCATCGGAGGATACGGCAGAATGGAATTGGCACCTTATTCGGATATTGACCTACTCTATCTTCATGATGGAAAGTTAAGCAAACAGGATTTAACGGAAATTATCTCAAGAATCAATACCTATCTTTATAACAACGAAAGAGAGGTAGGGCATGCTTGCAGAACGATCAAAGAATCCTTTCTATCAATGGACAATATCCAATCCTATCATGCCATTTTGGATTCACGGTTTTTGATCGGTTCAAAAGCTCTTTATCAAGATTACAAAAATCAATTTTTAGACAAACTTCCCAAAGACAGAATCAAAGAATATAACGAATGGAAGTTGGATTTTCTAAAGGAAAGGATCATCAATTCCTACAATCCTCTTCTACTTTCCGAACCGAATTTGAAAAACGATTCACTCGGTCTTCGGGATATCCAATTGATGTATTGGATCGAAAAAACATATACATCGGCTTCACAGAGAGAAGGTGGGGTGTTCGATTATTTCCTGAACGGAGATACCCTTCCGATAGTAACAGCTTATGATTTTCTTTTACGATCCAGAACCGCATTACATATATTATCCGGTAGAAAAAACGACAGATTGGATTTGAATTATCAATCGGAAGTGGCGGAGTTTTTGGGTTTTGGCTCGAAAACAGAACTAAGTTCCATCGAAAAGTTCATGAGTGTATTGTACAAACACCAAAAAGACGTATATTTCTATTTGGGAATGTATCTGGAAAAGAAAACTTCACCCAGTTTGGATCATTACACCCGTCATTTTTCCAACCCAGATACTTTCTATGATGATATCATGCATTTTTTTCTGGAATGCCAATTGAAGGAAATCGAACCTTCCCGCATCATTTTAAATGACTTGCGATTTGCTTCTCATTTTATCGACGATGATTTCAAAAACACCGGTACGGTGATCGATACTTTTTTACAATTTGTTAGAAACCGAAAACGAGTTGGCCATCTTCTCACTCTTATGCATGAGTGCAATATACTCGGAAAATTGATCCCTGAGTTCGGAGCTTGCTCCAATTTTCCTCTTTTCAGTTATCACCACGAATACACTGTCGATGAACATACGTTACTTATACTCCGGGAACTTGACAAGCTGGAAGAAGGAGTCTGGGAGGATCCGCAAGTACAAGCTGTCTTCAATGATTGTCAAAAAATCGATATTCTCGTCCTTGCCATTCTGATCCATGATGCGGGTAAGGTCAAAGAAGGAGACCATTGTCAATACGGAGCGGAACTTGCTTTGATCATTGCGGAACGGTTTCGATTCAGTGAAGAAGATACCGAACTACTTAGGTTTTTAGTGGCAGAACATATCATCATGTCCGATCTCTCTTCCAAAAGGGATATTTACGATCCTAAATTGATTCAGAGTTTTTCGCAGATGTTTACGGATACAAACACATTACGATTGTTATATGTTTTAACCATTATTGATACAAAATCCGTCGGCAAAGGCGTTTTGACAAATTGGAAGAAAGAAATTTTATTTTTTCTATTCAGTGCGAGTTTGAAAGTTTTGGAAAAAGCAACAAACCTGATTGATTCGAATGAAAGAATAGAACAAACCTTGGAAATTTACCTTCAGGAGAAAGAAGGACTGGATCCGGAAGTCGCTGCCAAAATCGTAAATTTTGCAACGGAGATCAAACCTTCATCTTATCTGAATTACAATACACCCCGCCGGGTATTCCAACATTTTATAAATATAGTGGAATGGAAAAATATGCAAATCCCTTTCCGGTTTATTTCAGAATCGGAACCGGCATTTATTACTGTTACCATATTCAGCGAAGTAAACAGACAGTTGTTACTCTTTGTGAGCGGAACGATTTCATCTCTCGGCTTGAACCTGGTGGGAATGAGACTGTTTCGCGCGGACAATGACATCATCATCATTCAATCTCAAATTACCGATCAATTCGGAAGCGGTGCGATCGCTCCCGAACAAATTCAGAATATAGAAAATATGATAGCCGACTGTGTTTCCGGCAAAATCAATATAGAAGAAGAATCTTTAACAGAACATATATGGTCATCTCCTCCCAAAATCCCTGATGGAATGGTGGAAGAGTTGGTAAAATTTTCCAACGACCAATCCGATTCATATTCCGTTTTGGAAATCAGAGTTCCCGATTCGATCGGTCTTGTGTATCGAATCTTAAAAACACTTTTGGATTTTGATTTGGATGTAATATTCGTTCGTATCTCTACCAGTGCGGACTTCGCTTATGATTCGTTTTATATTCAGACAAGAACAGGTCAAAAATTGGAAGATTCCGAAATCTTATTTTCATTAAAGGAGAAAATTTTAGAAGTTGCCAGGATGAAACAGAATCAGGGTATATTCGAAATTAGTTTTTAA
- a CDS encoding alpha-glucosidase encodes MVWWKEAVIYQIYPRSFQDSNGDGIGDLQGIIDRLDYLAGTKDSLGIDAIWLSPVYPSPMADFGYDISDYEQIDPDFGDLTIFRRLLKEAHKRDIKIIMDLVVNHTSHLHPWFIESRSSKNSPKRDWYIWKEPVHGKPPNNWLGTFGGLGWEFDKRTGEYYYHSFLKEQPDLNWRNPEVEEAIFKMIRFWLEMGVDGFRLDVVNLYVKDEFLRDNISYFMKGPRPYDKQVHTYDRDRPEMHGILRRLRKLLDSYEPERMSVGEVMQDFPGNVTLPATYCGRNDELHLAFNFMFLFSPWKAEKFFQIVKDFESALGEDNWPNYTLSNHDFPRHITRYMKGKETIPRARIAAVMMLTLRGTPFLYYGEEIGMERQKVSRKEIQDPVGKKYWPFHPGRDPERIPMAWDSSEKSGFTTGKPWLPIYAKSSEVNVEVQKEDKSSLFYTYKKLISIRKERKSLRKGNLKIHLSKDKNVLFYKRKEGKEETYIFLNFSNQDAEVSYPRKWNLKNILFSTAPRPAYLKQDLDDGFLHLFPNEAIIFGN; translated from the coding sequence ATGGTTTGGTGGAAAGAAGCAGTAATTTATCAAATTTATCCCAGAAGTTTCCAGGATTCAAACGGAGATGGGATCGGAGATTTGCAAGGAATCATCGACAGATTGGACTATCTTGCAGGTACAAAGGATTCTCTCGGAATAGATGCCATTTGGTTATCACCGGTTTATCCTTCGCCTATGGCGGACTTTGGTTACGATATATCCGATTATGAACAGATTGATCCCGATTTTGGAGATTTAACAATCTTTAGGCGACTATTGAAGGAAGCACATAAGCGGGATATCAAAATCATAATGGATCTAGTGGTAAATCACACTTCTCATTTACATCCATGGTTCATAGAATCAAGATCTTCCAAAAACAGTCCTAAGAGGGATTGGTACATTTGGAAAGAGCCTGTGCATGGCAAACCTCCCAATAACTGGTTAGGCACCTTCGGAGGGCTTGGATGGGAATTTGACAAAAGAACGGGAGAATACTATTACCATTCCTTTTTAAAAGAGCAACCCGATCTCAATTGGAGAAATCCCGAAGTAGAAGAAGCTATTTTCAAAATGATTCGTTTTTGGTTGGAGATGGGAGTGGACGGTTTCCGCCTAGATGTTGTTAACTTATACGTAAAAGATGAATTTCTAAGAGACAATATTTCTTATTTCATGAAAGGACCTCGTCCTTATGACAAACAGGTTCATACTTATGATAGGGACCGTCCCGAAATGCACGGTATCTTACGACGTCTTCGTAAACTTCTGGATTCTTACGAGCCGGAGAGAATGTCTGTCGGCGAAGTCATGCAGGATTTCCCCGGAAACGTGACACTGCCTGCCACCTATTGCGGACGTAACGATGAACTCCACCTTGCATTTAATTTTATGTTTCTTTTCAGCCCTTGGAAGGCGGAAAAATTCTTTCAGATTGTAAAAGATTTCGAATCCGCCTTAGGCGAGGACAACTGGCCCAATTACACCCTTTCCAATCACGATTTTCCAAGACATATCACCCGTTATATGAAAGGAAAAGAAACCATTCCAAGAGCTAGAATTGCCGCTGTTATGATGTTAACTCTTCGAGGAACTCCCTTTCTCTATTATGGGGAGGAAATCGGAATGGAGAGACAAAAGGTTTCAAGGAAGGAAATCCAAGATCCTGTCGGTAAAAAGTATTGGCCTTTCCATCCGGGAAGAGATCCGGAAAGAATTCCTATGGCTTGGGACAGTTCGGAAAAATCGGGATTCACCACTGGCAAACCTTGGTTGCCTATCTATGCAAAATCCAGTGAAGTGAATGTGGAAGTTCAGAAAGAAGATAAATCTTCTTTGTTTTACACTTATAAAAAACTCATATCCATCAGAAAAGAACGCAAATCACTTCGAAAGGGAAATTTAAAAATCCATTTGAGTAAAGATAAGAATGTTCTTTTCTATAAGCGAAAAGAAGGAAAGGAAGAAACCTATATTTTTCTCAACTTCAGCAACCAAGATGCAGAAGTTTCTTATCCTAGAAAATGGAATTTGAAAAATATATTATTTAGCACGGCTCCAAGACCTGCTTACTTAAAACAGGATTTAGACGATGGGTTCTTGCATCTATTTCCCAACGAAGCGATAATTTTCGGAAATTGA
- a CDS encoding Ig-like domain-containing protein, translating into MATCAPSLDQSTLDMVSQLQFLQCSVGQTSACRTKTNLSVVSIEPQDKAVQVSTNVSIRISFSEKILSESITVQSSSGACNQSIQIGDSGFENCIGLSLVSNTDQTIIVKPIVALDMNRIYKVKVKNTILSGSGSRLAADYLQETGFKTATTSAGDSTPPTIGGVLSFSGVTATGVTVDWPASADDSTATANLEYKLVKDDTSVSNINTISLANSKSGSDLILNWTTNVLSQSVTSLSASTSYHFTVLVRDSSGNISQYTPATQTTSALPDTTAPTTGTAISFNSVLPMKLTVQWGVGTDAVTPASGLEYKLVKDNSSASNINTIALANAKSGADLLMNWSANVLSKTVTGLTASTAYYFAVLVRDAAGNMSLYSPTSQVTAVPDVTPPLFSGVTAVTDGGSGSLTVSWAQGTDLVSAQADLVYEICYSTAPGVCTGGFTANGGTTSAGVSGWIISGLVDGTYYVVVRCKDESGNISTGLVEMSGAASGCPGPTPCS; encoded by the coding sequence TTGGCGACTTGTGCTCCGAGTTTGGATCAATCCACTTTGGATATGGTTTCACAGTTGCAGTTTTTACAATGCTCTGTGGGTCAAACTTCAGCTTGTAGAACCAAAACAAACCTATCCGTTGTTTCCATTGAACCTCAAGATAAAGCAGTTCAGGTTAGCACGAATGTATCCATTCGAATCAGTTTTAGCGAAAAGATTTTATCGGAATCCATCACCGTACAGTCTTCTTCGGGAGCTTGCAATCAATCCATTCAAATAGGGGATTCCGGTTTTGAGAATTGTATAGGATTGAGTCTAGTATCTAACACGGATCAGACGATTATTGTTAAACCGATTGTTGCTTTGGATATGAACCGGATTTACAAAGTCAAAGTAAAAAACACGATCCTTTCCGGCAGTGGTTCAAGGCTGGCTGCAGATTATTTACAGGAAACCGGTTTTAAAACAGCAACGACATCGGCCGGAGACTCGACACCTCCTACAATCGGAGGTGTATTGAGTTTTTCGGGAGTTACTGCAACCGGTGTGACAGTAGACTGGCCGGCTTCCGCTGATGATTCCACGGCAACTGCAAACTTGGAATATAAATTGGTAAAAGACGACACATCTGTTTCCAATATAAATACGATTTCACTCGCAAATTCCAAATCGGGTTCCGATTTGATTTTGAATTGGACGACAAATGTACTGAGTCAATCAGTCACATCTCTTTCCGCTTCAACAAGTTATCATTTTACGGTTTTAGTAAGGGATTCTTCCGGAAATATTTCCCAGTATACACCTGCCACACAGACGACTTCAGCTTTACCTGATACGACTGCACCGACTACAGGCACTGCTATTTCTTTCAATTCAGTACTACCGATGAAACTCACCGTGCAATGGGGTGTAGGAACCGATGCGGTAACACCTGCAAGTGGGTTGGAATATAAATTGGTAAAGGACAACTCTTCCGCTTCTAATATCAATACGATTGCATTGGCAAATGCCAAATCGGGAGCGGATTTACTGATGAATTGGTCTGCAAATGTCCTCTCAAAGACTGTAACCGGCCTCACTGCTTCGACCGCATATTATTTTGCCGTCTTGGTTCGGGATGCGGCAGGCAATATGAGTTTATATTCTCCTACTTCGCAAGTAACAGCGGTTCCGGATGTTACACCTCCTTTGTTTTCGGGAGTAACGGCTGTTACTGACGGCGGCTCGGGAAGTTTAACGGTGTCATGGGCTCAAGGGACTGATTTGGTTTCCGCTCAAGCAGATTTGGTGTATGAAATTTGTTATTCTACGGCCCCCGGTGTATGTACCGGAGGTTTTACTGCCAATGGGGGTACAACTTCCGCCGGAGTTTCCGGATGGATCATCAGCGGCTTGGTTGATGGAACCTATTACGTTGTGGTCCGTTGCAAAGATGAATCAGGAAACATTAGCACCGGTTTAGTGGAAATGTCTGGAGCTGCTTCCGGTTGTCCCGGCCCCACTCCTTGTTCTTAA
- a CDS encoding Zn-ribbon domain-containing OB-fold protein gives MTIASGLEGIQCKDCGFRVIELSISCPSCGSDRIEPVLLKETGTIYTFTIVHIGFGHMAERAPYVLAIIKTDDDLKLTTILEDLSDFDSVAIGKKVRYKRTDEKIGPIFQLA, from the coding sequence ATGACAATAGCTTCCGGACTAGAAGGAATTCAGTGCAAAGACTGTGGATTTAGGGTAATCGAATTATCCATTTCCTGCCCAAGTTGCGGTAGTGATCGCATTGAACCTGTTCTTCTAAAAGAAACCGGCACTATTTATACATTCACAATTGTTCATATTGGGTTCGGTCATATGGCGGAACGCGCTCCTTATGTTTTGGCAATTATCAAAACGGATGATGATTTAAAACTCACAACCATTCTGGAAGATCTTTCCGATTTTGATTCCGTGGCGATCGGCAAAAAGGTAAGATACAAAAGAACCGATGAAAAAATCGGCCCTATCTTTCAACTGGCTTAA
- a CDS encoding acetyl-CoA C-acetyltransferase, which produces MGNAYIIDAVRTPRGKGKKRGTLASVHPQELSAATLKAIQERNGIDPKTVEEVVMGCVSQVADQAACIARYAVMAAHWPKEVPGYTVNRFCGSGLQAVNNIANHVASGAMELGVGGGVESMSRVKMGDDMIGRDFNVGNDKIAQHYNLVPQGISADLIATKYDISREEADRFAESSQIKAHNAIQNGYFKKSIVPIKLDDGTIVTEEENPRIESNYAFLSGLGPVFKTIGEQELDAIALRSYPEIKKINHIHTLGNSSGIVDGAASLLIANDDGLKKYGLKPRAKILATVSTGEDPTIMLTGPVSASQKALKMAGLSVKDIDLWEINEAFASVVLYAKKTLGIDEAKINVNGGAMALGHPLGATGAILAGTVLDELERRDLRYGLITLCIGGGMGIATIIERLKN; this is translated from the coding sequence ATGGGTAACGCCTATATTATCGATGCAGTCAGAACTCCTAGAGGAAAAGGGAAAAAAAGGGGAACTTTAGCCAGTGTCCACCCCCAAGAACTTTCTGCTGCTACTTTGAAAGCCATTCAAGAACGAAATGGTATTGATCCTAAAACTGTTGAAGAAGTCGTAATGGGATGTGTGTCCCAAGTAGCCGATCAGGCAGCATGTATTGCTCGTTATGCGGTAATGGCCGCACATTGGCCGAAAGAAGTTCCAGGTTATACTGTAAACCGTTTCTGCGGATCAGGATTGCAAGCTGTGAATAACATTGCGAACCACGTTGCTTCCGGAGCAATGGAGCTCGGTGTTGGCGGTGGTGTTGAATCCATGAGCCGTGTAAAAATGGGCGATGATATGATTGGCCGTGATTTTAATGTGGGCAATGATAAAATTGCACAACACTATAATTTGGTTCCGCAAGGAATTTCCGCTGATTTGATCGCTACGAAATATGATATTTCCAGAGAAGAAGCGGATCGTTTTGCCGAATCTTCCCAAATCAAAGCTCATAATGCGATTCAAAACGGATATTTTAAAAAATCAATCGTTCCGATCAAATTAGATGATGGAACTATTGTTACTGAAGAAGAAAATCCTCGTATTGAATCAAACTATGCATTCCTTTCCGGTCTCGGTCCGGTTTTCAAAACTATCGGTGAACAAGAATTAGATGCAATTGCACTTCGTTCTTATCCTGAAATCAAAAAGATCAATCATATTCACACTCTTGGAAACTCATCCGGAATCGTGGATGGAGCTGCTTCTCTTTTGATCGCAAATGATGACGGATTGAAAAAATACGGTTTGAAACCAAGAGCAAAAATTCTTGCTACTGTTTCCACCGGTGAAGACCCTACGATCATGTTAACAGGTCCTGTTTCTGCTTCTCAAAAAGCGTTGAAGATGGCGGGACTTTCCGTAAAAGACATCGACCTTTGGGAAATCAATGAAGCATTCGCTTCTGTAGTTCTTTACGCTAAAAAAACATTGGGAATTGATGAAGCAAAGATCAATGTAAACGGCGGAGCGATGGCACTTGGTCATCCACTCGGAGCAACCGGAGCAATCCTTGCAGGAACTGTTCTGGATGAACTTGAAAGAAGAGATCTTAGATACGGATTAATTACTCTTTGTATCGGTGGCGGTATGGGAATCGCTACAATCATAGAAAGATTAAAAAATTAA
- a CDS encoding NuoI/complex I 23 kDa subunit family protein, with translation MATVNVVNVAKRHQFSWYEQFYFWSIGKGLWITLKHFVKVAFFNRQKTIEYPEKKRQYSSRFRGMHSMKRDEQGRERCTACFCCMWICPANAILIQAAEVPADRQHLHPEDKYAQKFEINLLRCIFCGLCEEACPKGAIYLDGTGEMAADNREDLILTKERMMEKAGGPILGQRN, from the coding sequence TTGGCAACCGTTAATGTAGTCAATGTAGCAAAACGCCACCAATTCTCTTGGTATGAGCAGTTTTATTTTTGGTCGATCGGAAAAGGTCTGTGGATCACTCTCAAACATTTCGTGAAAGTGGCTTTCTTTAACAGACAAAAGACGATCGAATATCCTGAGAAAAAAAGACAATATTCATCGCGTTTTCGGGGAATGCATTCCATGAAACGGGATGAACAGGGTCGGGAAAGATGTACTGCTTGTTTTTGCTGTATGTGGATCTGTCCTGCCAATGCAATCCTGATCCAGGCCGCTGAAGTTCCCGCCGACAGACAACATCTTCATCCGGAAGACAAATACGCGCAAAAGTTTGAAATCAATCTATTGCGTTGCATCTTCTGCGGGTTATGTGAAGAGGCTTGTCCTAAAGGTGCGATTTACCTGGACGGAACAGGTGAGATGGCTGCTGACAACCGTGAAGATCTCATTTTAACCAAAGAGAGAATGATGGAAAAAGCAGGCGGTCCTATTCTCGGTCAGAGAAATTAA